In Nostoc sp. PCC 7120 = FACHB-418, the following proteins share a genomic window:
- a CDS encoding DNA primase family protein: protein MVAQFSSSTAIAGSDSFDIRNFIDQLEPTRVKNKYICPVCGGHNLSINPNNGKYSCYNECLHRDIREAIKPWTQVLEERKLGSTLSPKPLPIKAKKPATVPKVLDVDPSQLRICLLSGEITTPQPVTPDFVPKSVAIRLSDSGATSQELKEIKEIEYDYGNGRKAHRFSCPCAAAPKGRVKTFSVSRIDPITNKVAWKKEGFWPAYRQSEAIAIIKATDGIPVLLAHEGEKCVEASRLENLASITWVGSSSDRDILHSLTQIQHSTGKDFLLAYCVDNDSTGWNKQQRIKEICQQAGVSFVAIDLLKIQPNLQDKGDIADIFESGMTGDELVELLLKQIEEITTQKQQQSAQDTLDVADLGDEEPDSTFLQKGFNTLYGETKWICADGKLYYWHGKGYRYSPDAVERRRITNYCNSYPVIKKNGDSYVITYPYAKPNKVKELLEWVKLRVEIDPQLLNPPGVNCTNGVLAIDWSGPIPRPVLEEHDPDKHFFTYEPLVKYDPKADSSHCDRLLECLDSPQQQILLRNLGASLDLAEVRKRKGREPKVLLACGLGANGKDSIRQVVSTIYGHQGMTSCSLADFVAYDEGRKFALAALVNSRVNWASENPQTTRLDKIQSLKLFATGNVLHSERKGKDHIEFNSNAIGIFNLNDTPSWYGTIQAILDRIAALIFRKTFKTNPDPNNHDELLADPRFAYDVDFVQECVAPAFLNKMIAGLQALIAEGIDYSCTQQALEEIQAENSHLFQFCKDTGLGYKANGIVTAFDIWQRLENWYIDNGTLSFEESSNGKVKAIWQEQSKPSDKTVKAINQALPRIKALFPKTKLVTVPHPSGKRKLQALQGISFDNVPMSITGTPIAISENSTPNSTPNPHQQSLINQDFHTTHTSDEGLDEKNNSGFQKVDLDQQPKSEINVNVDRADQDWHGNLESKLDINPNVDFENEIEGDKLVWEVCGEVPASTTADSTGVDIAVPGELIAMPESLLTTEVESQLKSVDVAEVCLQGEEEASHQTVNVQRDEQPKSSAFGSTPCSTSGSTLELSFEQKLMGNVALIRECIADESWGLIAELIEEWTSEFKSAVWKELTPEERQAVKQLKALE from the coding sequence CCTGGACTCAGGTACTAGAAGAACGAAAACTAGGCTCTACATTATCACCCAAGCCGCTACCAATTAAGGCGAAAAAGCCAGCAACAGTACCCAAAGTTTTAGATGTAGACCCATCACAGTTAAGAATATGCTTGCTTTCGGGTGAAATCACCACACCACAGCCTGTAACACCTGATTTCGTTCCTAAATCCGTTGCCATCAGGCTGTCAGATTCAGGAGCCACATCACAGGAATTAAAAGAAATTAAGGAGATTGAATACGACTATGGCAATGGGCGAAAGGCTCATAGATTTTCTTGTCCCTGTGCTGCCGCACCCAAAGGCAGGGTCAAAACATTCTCAGTCAGCCGAATTGACCCTATAACTAATAAGGTTGCCTGGAAGAAAGAAGGATTTTGGCCAGCTTACAGACAATCCGAAGCGATCGCCATTATCAAAGCCACAGACGGCATCCCTGTACTGCTGGCTCATGAAGGTGAAAAATGCGTTGAAGCCAGCCGATTAGAAAACTTAGCCAGCATTACTTGGGTAGGCAGCAGTTCCGACCGTGACATACTCCATTCATTAACCCAAATCCAGCACAGTACAGGTAAAGATTTTTTACTAGCTTACTGCGTAGATAATGATTCTACTGGCTGGAACAAGCAACAGCGAATTAAAGAGATTTGTCAGCAAGCCGGAGTAAGTTTTGTTGCCATCGACTTGCTAAAAATTCAACCCAATCTGCAAGATAAAGGAGACATAGCAGATATTTTTGAGTCGGGCATGACGGGCGATGAATTAGTAGAGCTATTGCTTAAACAGATTGAAGAAATTACAACTCAAAAGCAACAACAATCAGCCCAAGACACACTAGATGTTGCCGATTTGGGCGACGAGGAGCCTGACAGCACATTTCTACAAAAGGGTTTTAACACCCTTTACGGTGAAACAAAATGGATCTGTGCCGATGGCAAGCTGTACTACTGGCATGGCAAAGGCTACAGGTACTCACCCGATGCCGTCGAGCGTCGGCGCATCACCAATTATTGCAATTCCTATCCGGTGATCAAGAAAAACGGCGATAGTTATGTGATCACCTATCCCTACGCCAAACCCAACAAGGTCAAAGAATTACTGGAGTGGGTGAAGCTGCGAGTCGAAATTGACCCGCAATTACTCAACCCGCCAGGAGTCAACTGTACCAATGGCGTGTTAGCCATTGACTGGTCAGGCCCAATACCAAGGCCAGTTTTAGAAGAACACGACCCAGATAAGCACTTTTTTACTTATGAACCATTGGTGAAGTATGACCCGAAGGCGGATTCTAGCCACTGCGATCGCTTACTGGAATGTTTAGACTCGCCACAACAGCAAATTTTATTAAGGAATCTGGGGGCAAGTCTTGATTTAGCGGAAGTTCGTAAGCGTAAAGGACGGGAACCAAAGGTACTACTTGCTTGTGGCTTGGGTGCAAATGGTAAAGATTCAATTCGGCAGGTAGTATCTACCATCTACGGTCATCAAGGTATGACCAGCTGCTCTTTAGCTGACTTTGTGGCTTATGATGAAGGGCGGAAATTTGCATTAGCTGCACTCGTTAACAGCCGGGTGAATTGGGCAAGTGAAAACCCACAGACCACACGACTCGATAAGATTCAGTCGCTCAAGCTATTTGCTACTGGTAACGTCTTACACTCCGAGCGCAAAGGCAAAGACCACATCGAATTTAACTCTAACGCGATCGGCATCTTCAACTTGAATGATACCCCGTCATGGTACGGCACAATTCAAGCAATTTTAGACCGCATCGCCGCTCTGATTTTCCGCAAAACATTTAAGACCAACCCTGACCCCAATAACCACGATGAGTTACTAGCTGACCCCCGGTTTGCTTATGACGTGGATTTTGTGCAAGAGTGTGTCGCCCCAGCATTTTTAAATAAGATGATTGCTGGGTTACAAGCATTAATCGCTGAGGGCATTGACTACAGTTGCACTCAACAAGCCTTGGAAGAAATTCAAGCGGAAAACTCGCACTTGTTCCAATTCTGCAAGGATACAGGGCTAGGATACAAGGCGAATGGCATTGTTACCGCTTTTGATATCTGGCAACGCCTGGAAAATTGGTACATCGATAACGGTACTTTGTCATTTGAGGAATCGAGCAATGGCAAGGTAAAAGCGATATGGCAGGAACAATCTAAGCCCAGCGATAAAACAGTCAAGGCGATTAACCAAGCCCTACCCAGAATTAAAGCATTATTTCCCAAAACCAAATTAGTCACAGTTCCCCATCCATCAGGTAAGCGGAAATTACAAGCACTGCAAGGAATTAGTTTTGATAATGTGCCAATGTCAATAACTGGCACACCCATAGCAATAAGTGAAAATTCCACACCAAATTCCACACCAAATCCACACCAACAAAGCCTGATAAATCAAGACTTCCACACCACCCACACCAGTGATGAGGGGTTGGATGAAAAAAATAATTCTGGTTTTCAAAAAGTCGATCTAGATCAACAACCAAAATCAGAGATCAATGTCAATGTCGATAGGGCTGATCAAGATTGGCATGGGAATCTTGAGTCAAAATTAGATATCAATCCCAATGTTGATTTTGAAAATGAAATAGAGGGCGATAAATTGGTGTGGGAGGTGTGCGGTGAAGTGCCAGCAAGCACTACAGCCGATTCAACTGGTGTGGATATTGCTGTGCCAGGAGAGCTTATTGCTATGCCAGAGAGCTTATTGACAACAGAAGTAGAGAGCCAACTAAAGAGCGTAGATGTAGCAGAGGTTTGTCTACAAGGTGAAGAGGAAGCGTCACACCAAACAGTCAATGTTCAAAGAGACGAACAACCAAAATCTTCCGCCTTCGGTTCCACCCCCTGTTCCACCTCTGGTTCTACCCTCGAATTATCTTTTGAGCAGAAACTTATGGGTAATGTGGCACTGATTAGGGAGTGTATTGCCGATGAGAGTTGGGGCTTGATTGCTGAACTTATAGAAGAATGGACGAGTGAGTTTAAATCGGCTGTTTGGAAAGAGTTGACCCCAGAGGAGCGTCAGGCAGTCAAGCAACTCAAGGCATTGGAATAA